A window of the Puniceicoccaceae bacterium genome harbors these coding sequences:
- a CDS encoding ABC transporter ATP-binding protein, producing the protein MLEVRNLTRKFQTPGGELTVLEDVSFSVLPGKSIAIVGPSGSGKTTLMGLCAGLDLPTSGEVWFDGQSLGAMSERDRAEMRNRKVGFVFQNFQLIPHLTALENVMIPIDLRGERSARNDAKGWLERLGLEKRMHSLPGELSGGELQRVALARAFIGRPRVIFADEPTGNLDDITSEYIIEELFRTNRNAGTTLMIVTHDFSIASKTDRILRLRQGHLAG; encoded by the coding sequence ATGCTCGAGGTGCGTAATCTGACGCGCAAGTTTCAGACTCCCGGGGGGGAGCTTACTGTGCTCGAGGACGTGAGCTTCTCGGTCCTTCCGGGGAAATCCATCGCGATTGTCGGCCCTTCTGGCAGTGGAAAAACCACGCTGATGGGCCTTTGCGCAGGGTTGGATCTTCCCACCTCGGGGGAAGTTTGGTTTGACGGGCAGTCCCTGGGTGCGATGTCGGAGCGTGATCGGGCAGAGATGCGCAACCGCAAGGTGGGATTTGTGTTTCAGAATTTTCAACTGATCCCGCATCTGACTGCACTCGAGAATGTGATGATCCCGATCGACCTGCGCGGCGAGCGCAGTGCACGCAATGATGCCAAAGGCTGGTTGGAGCGCCTGGGACTCGAAAAGCGCATGCACAGCTTGCCGGGTGAACTTTCTGGCGGGGAGTTGCAGCGCGTGGCGCTTGCCCGTGCATTCATCGGGCGTCCCCGAGTGATTTTTGCCGATGAACCTACGGGCAATCTGGACGATATCACCAGTGAATACATCATTGAGGAATTGTTTCGCACCAATCGCAATGCGGGAACAACGCTCATGATCGTGACACATGATTTTTCAATCGCATCAAAGACGGACCGCATCCTGCGACTGCGTCAGGGTCACCTGGCGGGGTGA